Proteins encoded by one window of Kribbella italica:
- a CDS encoding helix-turn-helix transcriptional regulator has translation MQPHAPRVVGRDREIDQLDHLLASARAGRGGAVFLVGEPGIGKSRLAAVGLTKALDAGMATLRGRVGAIGTMVAFRPFTEALLSLIRRNEMPEPAALGPYRQVLGRLVPDWDDGQVPETATSAVVLGEAMLRVLTLIGEKRGCLLVLEDLQGADPETLAVIEYLLDNLEDQPVVLVATLRSERCAAGDLARLAAQRNTAVVLDLAPLNRDEVRDLAAGCLEVEPAAVPAQLCERLWSDSVGVPFIVEELLQEASRSGQLLSSEDGTVQVVDDLRTAVPAAVVRSISSRTDQLGPQSRELLVLAAVIGHRFPLSAVRLASGTDERLLLATLRAGLAAQLIGPDEPVPDWYAFRHPLTADALLAGLNPTERADQARRCADAIEELHPGLPGEWCPMVAELADTGGDRARAARLFALAGRRSFDEGSMGSAVKLLERANKLLANDPDVSQRADVLGSLLLALGETGQFDDTPAHAQAIDDMGNQNLDSRRVAALHVQLAGVEHMAGRWSAAVSQVAIARSLLGPAADDADLAPVDAIAAHLELARPSPGRLKTAADLATRAAEAAERSDLPAVACDAWQLLGILSRERDLDESIEYFHRARQVAEANNMAFQRVCSHVFQAGTSCLADGSVIELERARQQALRIGAIPLAYEVDGILGQQAILRAEYDKAAVMIDECLEVTRRLKLGRGAPYVLVSKAVLAAHQGRRTVMEETLRELANWGERASYELPLSYGLARTFCALLEENHELAETEQAQALSYDAQNPTTFHMAGKNGMSLLLGVLAGRNGREHLEALTATAASGMRWNRQFVQWAEAVLLGREGRGAEAQAMVALAMETSSLYPMAQHLGLRLVAEPAAADGWGDPVAWLRQSEDYFHTADVQPVASACRSMLRQLGATVSQRRTGSDQVPPHLRQLGITTREYEVCLLLVDRIGNKSIASRLHISPRTVEKHVASLMTKTRQPDREALSSFARTVLQD, from the coding sequence ATGCAGCCCCATGCGCCGAGGGTGGTCGGCAGAGATCGAGAAATCGATCAGCTCGACCACCTGCTTGCGTCCGCCCGAGCAGGGCGCGGTGGTGCTGTTTTCCTGGTCGGCGAACCCGGGATCGGCAAGAGCCGGCTGGCCGCGGTAGGACTCACGAAGGCTCTGGACGCCGGGATGGCAACGCTGCGCGGCAGGGTCGGGGCGATCGGCACGATGGTCGCCTTCCGGCCCTTCACCGAGGCACTGCTGTCACTGATCCGGCGCAACGAGATGCCGGAACCGGCAGCGCTCGGCCCGTACCGACAGGTGCTCGGGCGACTGGTGCCGGACTGGGACGACGGTCAGGTACCGGAGACCGCCACGTCGGCGGTGGTTCTCGGTGAGGCGATGTTGCGCGTACTCACCCTGATCGGTGAGAAGCGCGGCTGCCTGCTGGTCCTCGAGGACCTGCAGGGAGCCGATCCCGAGACACTCGCCGTGATCGAGTACCTGCTGGACAACCTCGAGGACCAGCCTGTCGTACTGGTCGCGACGCTGCGCTCGGAACGCTGCGCCGCGGGCGATCTGGCCCGGCTCGCGGCTCAGCGCAACACAGCGGTCGTGCTCGACCTGGCGCCACTGAACCGTGACGAGGTGCGGGACCTGGCTGCCGGATGCCTCGAGGTCGAGCCCGCCGCAGTACCCGCCCAGCTGTGCGAACGGTTGTGGTCGGACAGCGTCGGAGTGCCTTTCATCGTCGAGGAACTGTTGCAGGAGGCAAGCCGATCGGGTCAGCTGCTGTCGAGCGAGGACGGCACCGTCCAGGTCGTCGACGATCTGCGGACCGCCGTACCCGCGGCCGTCGTGCGGAGTATCAGCAGCCGAACCGACCAGCTCGGCCCCCAGTCGCGTGAGCTTCTCGTCCTGGCCGCTGTGATCGGTCACCGCTTCCCGTTGAGCGCCGTCCGGCTGGCAAGCGGCACGGACGAACGGTTACTTCTGGCTACTCTGCGTGCCGGTCTGGCTGCGCAGCTGATCGGTCCGGACGAGCCGGTCCCGGACTGGTACGCCTTCCGCCACCCGTTGACGGCGGACGCTCTGCTGGCCGGGCTCAACCCGACCGAGCGGGCAGACCAGGCCCGACGCTGCGCCGACGCGATCGAGGAACTACATCCCGGGCTTCCCGGTGAGTGGTGCCCGATGGTGGCCGAGCTGGCGGACACCGGTGGCGACAGGGCCCGGGCTGCCCGCTTGTTCGCTCTGGCCGGCCGCCGGTCGTTCGACGAAGGATCCATGGGCTCGGCCGTCAAGCTGCTGGAGCGTGCCAACAAGCTGCTCGCCAACGATCCGGACGTTTCTCAGCGGGCCGACGTACTCGGCTCGCTGCTGCTCGCGCTCGGGGAGACGGGCCAGTTCGACGACACGCCGGCTCATGCTCAGGCGATCGACGACATGGGAAACCAGAACCTCGACAGCCGCCGCGTCGCCGCTCTGCACGTTCAGCTCGCCGGTGTGGAGCACATGGCCGGCCGTTGGTCGGCCGCGGTTTCCCAGGTCGCGATCGCCAGGTCGCTGCTCGGACCCGCGGCCGATGACGCCGACCTGGCGCCGGTCGACGCGATCGCCGCCCACCTCGAGCTGGCTCGGCCGAGCCCTGGCCGGCTCAAGACCGCCGCTGACCTCGCGACGCGCGCAGCGGAGGCGGCCGAACGGTCGGACCTGCCGGCGGTGGCGTGCGACGCCTGGCAACTGCTGGGCATCTTGTCCCGGGAACGGGATCTGGACGAGTCGATCGAGTATTTCCACCGGGCTCGCCAGGTCGCCGAGGCGAACAACATGGCCTTCCAGCGAGTGTGCTCACACGTTTTCCAGGCCGGCACGAGCTGCCTTGCCGACGGAAGTGTCATCGAGCTCGAGCGGGCCCGCCAGCAGGCACTGCGGATCGGAGCCATCCCGCTCGCGTACGAGGTCGACGGAATCCTTGGCCAGCAGGCGATACTGCGGGCCGAGTACGACAAGGCCGCCGTCATGATCGACGAGTGTCTCGAGGTCACCCGACGACTCAAGCTCGGCCGCGGCGCGCCGTACGTGCTGGTGAGCAAGGCTGTTCTGGCCGCGCACCAGGGGCGGCGGACAGTGATGGAGGAAACGCTGCGGGAGCTCGCGAACTGGGGAGAGCGCGCTTCGTACGAGCTGCCCCTGTCGTACGGACTCGCGCGAACGTTCTGCGCGCTTCTGGAGGAGAACCACGAGCTGGCAGAGACCGAGCAGGCACAGGCGCTGTCGTACGACGCCCAGAACCCCACGACGTTCCACATGGCCGGCAAGAACGGTATGTCGCTGCTGCTCGGAGTTCTGGCAGGACGGAACGGCCGAGAACACCTGGAGGCCCTGACCGCCACCGCCGCCAGCGGGATGCGGTGGAATCGGCAGTTCGTCCAGTGGGCCGAGGCCGTCCTGCTCGGGCGCGAGGGACGCGGCGCCGAGGCACAGGCCATGGTGGCGTTGGCGATGGAGACCTCGTCGCTCTACCCGATGGCCCAGCACCTCGGGCTCCGGCTCGTGGCTGAGCCTGCGGCGGCCGACGGCTGGGGCGATCCCGTTGCCTGGCTGCGGCAGTCCGAGGACTACTTCCACACCGCTGACGTGCAGCCGGTGGCCAGTGCCTGTCGGAGCATGTTGCGGCAGCTCGGAGCGACCGTGTCCCAGCGCCGTACGGGCAGCGACCAGGTCCCCCCGCATCTCCGCCAGCTCGGGATCACCACCCGCGAGTACGAGGTCTGTCTCTTGCTCGTCGATCGGATCGGGAACAAGTCGATCGCGTCGCGGTTGCATATCTCTCCCCGTACCGTGGAGAAGCACGTGGCGAGTTTGATGACGAAGACCCGGCAGCCGGATCGGGAGGCGCTCAGCAGCTTTGCGCGGACGGTGTTGCAGGACTGA
- a CDS encoding ROK family transcriptional regulator, protein MSKGTVGGGGTTMLRRINVAAVLDAVRRSAPAPLRVAELVERTGLARPTVAQAVDELLDAGWLQQHGPDSADRSLGRPAIRVSLRGRAAPVLGLDVGPHRVTVGVSDLSGRKLSLVRRSGPGWTAQELLGVISEVITEALAEAEVPAEDIAAAVAASPGIVDEHTGRVQLVPSVPGWSSIDLVKHVRSLLDCPVMLDNDANLAALAIAAARGGTGTLLAVQWGERLGAGIVIDGRLHRGTGAAGEIGFIATAPDDVINPEDSRGPLERAVGSEAIAALGRQAVLDNPESRLAELGREQLDTADVFAAAAERDPVAQAVVQQVARDFARALAPAVLVLDPTAVVIGGGVARAGAVLLDAISDQLRLLTLNHPKLELSALAEDAVVTGAMRMALDEVWQRKLPTPALTTTA, encoded by the coding sequence ATGAGCAAGGGAACGGTCGGCGGCGGCGGTACGACGATGCTGCGGCGGATCAACGTCGCTGCGGTGCTGGATGCTGTCCGGCGCTCGGCGCCCGCACCGCTGCGGGTGGCGGAACTGGTCGAGCGGACCGGTCTGGCCAGACCGACGGTCGCGCAGGCGGTCGACGAGCTGCTGGACGCGGGCTGGCTGCAGCAGCACGGGCCGGACTCGGCGGACCGCTCGCTGGGGCGGCCCGCGATCCGGGTGTCGCTGCGCGGTCGCGCGGCGCCGGTGCTCGGCCTCGACGTCGGGCCGCACCGGGTCACCGTCGGCGTCTCCGACCTGTCCGGCCGCAAGCTCTCCCTCGTACGACGGTCAGGTCCGGGCTGGACGGCCCAGGAGCTGCTCGGCGTGATCAGCGAGGTGATCACCGAGGCGCTGGCCGAGGCCGAGGTCCCGGCCGAGGACATCGCGGCCGCGGTCGCCGCGAGCCCGGGCATCGTGGACGAGCACACCGGACGGGTCCAGCTGGTCCCGTCGGTGCCGGGCTGGTCCTCGATCGACCTGGTCAAGCACGTGCGGTCCCTGCTCGACTGCCCGGTCATGCTCGACAACGACGCCAACCTGGCGGCCCTGGCGATCGCTGCGGCCCGGGGTGGCACCGGCACGCTGCTCGCCGTCCAGTGGGGTGAACGGCTCGGCGCCGGCATCGTGATCGACGGTCGGCTGCACCGCGGGACGGGCGCGGCCGGTGAGATCGGCTTCATCGCCACCGCGCCGGACGACGTGATCAACCCCGAGGACAGCCGCGGACCGCTGGAGCGGGCCGTCGGCTCCGAGGCGATCGCTGCACTCGGCCGGCAGGCCGTGCTCGACAACCCGGAGTCCCGCCTGGCCGAGCTCGGCCGCGAGCAGCTCGACACGGCCGATGTGTTCGCCGCTGCTGCTGAGCGCGACCCGGTCGCCCAGGCCGTCGTCCAGCAGGTCGCCCGCGACTTCGCCCGCGCGCTCGCCCCCGCCGTACTGGTGCTCGACCCCACCGCCGTCGTCATCGGCGGCGGTGTCGCCCGGGCCGGCGCGGTCCTCCTGGACGCCATCTCCGACCAGCTCCGGCTGCTCACGCTGAACCACCCGAAGCTGGAGCTCTCCGCCCTGGCCGAGGACGCGGTCGTCACCGGCGCGATGCGGATGGCGCTGGACGAGGTGTGGCAGCGCAAGCTCCCGACCCCGGCGCTGACTACAACGGCGTAG
- a CDS encoding TspO/MBR family protein: MSTWTERRPVRSAAALAVCAAAVTVAALIGVLGVQGTTERYAELQQPSWAPPSWLFGPVWTVLYAMIAVSGWLVWRRTGWSKHLVPYAVQLGLNAIWTPLFFGADAIALALAEIVLLWTAIAWTVITFRKVSRPAAALLIPYWAWTTFAAALNAAIWWLNR; the protein is encoded by the coding sequence ATGAGCACCTGGACCGAGCGCCGCCCAGTCCGCAGCGCGGCCGCACTGGCGGTCTGCGCGGCCGCTGTCACAGTGGCCGCGCTGATCGGCGTGCTGGGCGTCCAGGGCACCACCGAGCGGTACGCCGAACTGCAGCAGCCGTCGTGGGCCCCACCGAGCTGGCTCTTCGGCCCGGTCTGGACCGTCCTGTACGCGATGATCGCCGTCAGCGGCTGGCTCGTCTGGCGCCGGACCGGCTGGTCGAAGCACCTCGTCCCGTACGCCGTACAGCTCGGCCTCAACGCGATCTGGACGCCGCTGTTCTTCGGCGCCGACGCGATCGCCCTGGCGCTCGCCGAGATCGTGCTGCTCTGGACCGCGATCGCCTGGACCGTGATCACCTTCCGCAAGGTCAGCCGCCCGGCGGCCGCGCTGCTGATCCCGTACTGGGCCTGGACGACGTTCGCCGCCGCGCTCAACGCGGCCATCTGGTGGCTCAACCGCTGA
- the lysX gene encoding bifunctional lysylphosphatidylglycerol synthetase/lysine--tRNA ligase LysX, whose translation MSGQQAVPKWRQRAAVWVGRVVVTAAVWSFVAVPLHLAAPEVVRHVEAVIDFAGIPAGHTFLSAVYLAVVGSALLRGKRAALLWVLWVFEGLTLITSIAALGFISVQIANPNDPDLIAEFGRASYEDLELGIARVVVPILMIVLLWKIRDSFPARLAPGSRRLAIGVMITGLLISIGVSITLTQVFPHSLHGQREKIGWAVFAAFGQSRARMGSGHEGHTWVGLTVGFLSAATLVIAFWIFLRSVRRVRYLSQAEELEVRRLLLQYGERDSLGYFATRRDKAVVFSPDRDAAIAYRVVNGVSLASGDPLGDPAAWPAAIRTWLTETRSYGWSPAVLSAGEEAAHAYVDAGLRALAMGDEAIIDVADFTLEGRTMRPVRQAVTRAQRAGYHAQVVRHGDLPAEDLARYVELAERWRGARTERGFSMALGRLGDAADARCVMVVARDADGAVRGLLSFAPWGLRGVSLDLMRRDPESVNGLMEFMVASLVDACGDLGVHRISLNFAMFREIFSDAERVGAGPVLRLTNALLTAASRFWQLESLYQSNEKYLPRWSPRLICYSRGASLASVLLAAGTAEGFLPAPRPWTRVDASTSTDRHAITVGDSGEFADTVRELENELLRPALPDRKLTEQERARRTKLAEMVAAGIDPYPVTVPRTETLERIRALHQNLPADHHTGHEVSVTGRVVRLRNHGGLAFAQLQDGLTQLQVMITDDLTSWIRWVDIGDHVSVTGEVVTSRRGELSVAATGWTMAAKCLHPLPDKRKGFTDPEARVRQRHLDLVMNPESLRMLRHRSTAVRALRQGFETRGFTEVETPMLQAVHGGANARPFVTHINAYDTELFLRIAPELFLKRLGVGGLGKIFELNRNFRNEGADATHNPEFTSVEAYQPYADYHVMRELTRELLLETATAVFGKPVVQRDGEELDISGDWPVITVHEAVSRATGVNLDSGTPVAHLRAVCAKHGVRAGFELSAGELVLELYDELVEPRTTLPTFYTDFPLETSPLTRVHRTDPRLAERWDLVAFGAEIGTAYSELVDPVEQRRRLTEQSLKAAAGDPEAMSLDEDFLAALEYAMPPTGGLGLGVDRIVMMLTGQNIRATLAFPFVRPAPRS comes from the coding sequence GTGTCAGGGCAGCAGGCCGTACCGAAGTGGCGGCAGCGGGCGGCGGTGTGGGTCGGTCGAGTGGTCGTCACGGCCGCCGTCTGGTCGTTCGTCGCGGTGCCGTTGCACCTGGCCGCCCCCGAGGTGGTCAGGCACGTCGAAGCGGTGATCGACTTCGCCGGGATCCCGGCTGGGCACACGTTTCTGTCCGCGGTGTACCTGGCGGTGGTCGGCAGCGCGTTGCTGCGCGGCAAGCGGGCCGCGCTGCTGTGGGTGCTCTGGGTGTTCGAGGGCCTGACGCTGATCACCTCGATCGCCGCGCTCGGCTTCATCAGCGTGCAGATCGCGAACCCGAACGATCCCGACCTGATCGCGGAGTTCGGGCGCGCGTCGTACGAGGATCTCGAGCTCGGCATCGCCCGGGTCGTCGTGCCGATCCTGATGATCGTGCTGCTGTGGAAGATCCGGGACAGCTTCCCGGCCCGGCTCGCACCGGGCAGCCGGCGACTGGCGATCGGCGTGATGATCACCGGCCTGCTGATCTCGATCGGCGTCAGCATCACGCTCACGCAGGTGTTCCCGCACAGCCTGCACGGGCAGCGGGAGAAGATCGGCTGGGCCGTGTTCGCCGCGTTCGGGCAGAGCCGGGCCCGGATGGGATCGGGGCACGAGGGTCACACCTGGGTCGGCCTGACCGTCGGTTTCCTGTCCGCCGCCACGCTGGTGATCGCGTTCTGGATCTTCCTCCGCTCGGTCCGCCGGGTCCGCTACCTGAGCCAGGCCGAGGAGCTCGAGGTCCGCCGCCTGCTCCTCCAGTACGGCGAACGCGACAGCCTCGGCTACTTCGCGACCCGGCGCGACAAGGCCGTCGTGTTCTCCCCCGACCGCGACGCCGCGATCGCGTACCGGGTGGTCAACGGCGTCAGCCTGGCCAGCGGTGACCCGCTCGGGGACCCCGCGGCCTGGCCGGCCGCGATCAGGACCTGGCTGACCGAGACGCGGTCGTACGGCTGGTCGCCCGCCGTACTGTCGGCGGGCGAGGAAGCGGCCCACGCGTACGTCGACGCCGGGCTGCGGGCGCTCGCGATGGGCGACGAGGCGATCATCGACGTCGCCGACTTCACCCTCGAAGGCCGCACGATGCGGCCGGTCCGGCAAGCCGTCACCCGCGCTCAGCGCGCCGGGTACCACGCGCAGGTCGTGCGGCACGGCGACCTTCCCGCTGAAGACCTGGCCCGGTACGTCGAACTGGCGGAGAGGTGGCGCGGCGCGCGGACCGAGCGTGGGTTCTCGATGGCGCTCGGCCGGCTCGGCGACGCGGCCGACGCGCGCTGCGTGATGGTCGTCGCGCGGGACGCCGACGGCGCCGTCCGGGGGCTGCTGTCGTTCGCGCCGTGGGGGTTGCGCGGCGTCTCGCTCGACCTGATGCGCCGTGATCCCGAGTCGGTCAACGGGCTGATGGAGTTCATGGTCGCCTCGCTCGTCGACGCCTGCGGTGACCTCGGCGTGCACCGGATCTCGCTGAACTTCGCGATGTTCCGGGAGATCTTCAGCGACGCCGAACGGGTCGGCGCCGGCCCGGTCCTGCGGCTGACCAACGCGTTGCTGACCGCGGCCTCGCGCTTCTGGCAGCTGGAGAGTCTCTACCAGTCGAACGAGAAGTACTTGCCGCGTTGGTCCCCGAGACTGATCTGCTACTCCCGCGGCGCCTCGCTCGCCTCGGTCCTGCTCGCCGCCGGGACCGCCGAGGGATTCCTGCCCGCGCCCCGGCCGTGGACGCGCGTCGACGCCAGCACCAGCACCGACCGGCACGCGATCACGGTCGGCGACAGCGGCGAGTTCGCGGACACCGTCCGGGAGCTGGAGAACGAGCTGCTCCGGCCCGCGCTGCCGGACCGCAAGCTCACCGAGCAGGAGCGCGCACGCCGGACCAAGCTCGCCGAAATGGTTGCTGCAGGCATCGACCCGTACCCGGTCACCGTGCCCCGGACGGAAACCCTGGAACGGATCCGCGCCCTGCACCAGAACCTGCCCGCCGATCACCACACCGGACACGAGGTCTCCGTCACCGGCCGCGTCGTGCGGCTGCGCAACCACGGCGGCCTGGCCTTCGCCCAGCTGCAGGACGGTCTGACGCAGCTGCAGGTGATGATCACCGACGACCTGACGAGCTGGATCCGGTGGGTCGACATCGGCGACCACGTCAGCGTCACCGGCGAGGTCGTGACGAGCCGCCGCGGCGAGCTGTCCGTCGCCGCGACCGGCTGGACGATGGCGGCCAAGTGCCTGCACCCGTTGCCCGACAAGCGCAAGGGGTTCACCGATCCCGAGGCGCGGGTCCGACAGCGGCACCTCGATCTGGTGATGAACCCGGAGTCGCTGCGGATGCTGCGGCACCGCAGTACCGCCGTACGGGCTCTGCGGCAGGGGTTCGAGACCCGCGGCTTCACCGAGGTGGAGACGCCGATGCTGCAGGCCGTGCACGGCGGCGCGAACGCGCGCCCGTTCGTCACGCACATCAACGCCTACGACACCGAGCTGTTCCTGCGGATCGCGCCGGAGCTGTTCCTCAAACGGCTCGGGGTCGGTGGGCTGGGCAAGATCTTCGAGCTGAACCGCAACTTCCGCAACGAGGGCGCCGACGCGACGCACAACCCGGAGTTCACGTCGGTCGAGGCCTACCAGCCGTACGCGGACTACCACGTGATGCGCGAGCTGACCCGCGAGCTGCTGCTGGAGACGGCGACCGCAGTGTTCGGCAAGCCGGTCGTGCAGCGCGACGGCGAGGAGCTCGACATCTCGGGCGACTGGCCCGTGATCACCGTGCACGAAGCCGTCAGCCGGGCGACGGGCGTCAACCTCGATTCCGGTACGCCGGTCGCCCACCTGCGCGCGGTCTGCGCCAAGCACGGCGTACGGGCGGGCTTCGAGCTGTCGGCCGGCGAGCTGGTCCTGGAGCTGTACGACGAACTGGTCGAACCGCGGACCACCCTGCCGACCTTCTACACCGACTTCCCGCTCGAGACGTCGCCGCTGACCCGCGTGCACCGCACCGACCCGCGGCTGGCCGAGCGCTGGGACCTGGTCGCCTTCGGCGCCGAGATCGGTACGGCGTACTCGGAGCTCGTGGACCCGGTCGAGCAGCGCCGCCGGCTGACCGAGCAGTCGCTGAAGGCCGCCGCCGGCGACCCCGAGGCGATGTCGCTGGACGAGGACTTCCTGGCCGCGCTCGAGTACGCGATGCCGCCGACCGGCGGGCTCGGGCTCGGCGTCGACCGGATCGTGATGATGCTGACCGGGCAGAACATCCGGGCCACGCTGGCGTTCCCGTTCGTCCGCCCGGCACCCCGGAGCTGA